One window of Rhizobium tropici CIAT 899 genomic DNA carries:
- a CDS encoding CaiB/BaiF CoA transferase family protein, whose product MGGPNSAPLAGLKVVELARILAGPWIGQTLADLGAEVIKVESPQGDDTRSWGPPFIERPDGKGGAEKVAAYFHAANRGKSSVICDFGDPEGLERVKALIAEADVVIENFKVAGLQKFGLDYESIAAINPRIVYASVTGFGQTGPRARQPGYDFLIQGMCGIMDLTGEPDGEPQKVGVAWIDVFTGLYGVIGIQAALAERDRSGVGQHVDLALFDVGVSVLANQAMNYLATGNVPHRMGNAHPNIVPYQVFPAFDGHLIIACGNDRQFASLCDLLDLAALAGDPAYATNPARVENREKLCAIIAEKTRLRPKAELIAALEGAGVPGGPINSVAEAIDDPQIKARRLKIAPEGLSGLRTPIGLSRSLLTLDSASPLLGAGRWSFSSEESRVDTK is encoded by the coding sequence ATGGGCGGTCCGAACAGTGCACCGCTTGCCGGCCTGAAAGTCGTCGAACTTGCCCGCATCCTTGCCGGTCCCTGGATCGGCCAGACACTCGCCGATCTCGGCGCCGAGGTTATCAAGGTGGAAAGCCCGCAGGGCGACGACACCCGCAGTTGGGGGCCACCCTTTATCGAACGCCCGGACGGTAAGGGCGGCGCTGAGAAGGTGGCGGCGTATTTTCATGCGGCAAACCGAGGCAAGTCGTCGGTCATTTGTGACTTCGGCGATCCCGAGGGTCTTGAGCGCGTCAAAGCATTGATCGCAGAAGCTGACGTTGTGATTGAGAACTTCAAAGTTGCCGGGCTGCAAAAATTCGGTCTCGATTATGAAAGCATCGCCGCGATCAATCCGCGGATCGTCTACGCTTCGGTGACCGGTTTCGGTCAGACAGGCCCGCGCGCCCGTCAGCCAGGATACGATTTCCTCATACAGGGTATGTGCGGAATTATGGACCTGACCGGTGAGCCAGACGGTGAACCGCAGAAAGTCGGCGTCGCCTGGATCGACGTCTTTACCGGACTTTACGGCGTCATCGGCATTCAGGCAGCGCTTGCCGAGCGCGACCGCTCCGGCGTTGGCCAGCATGTCGATCTGGCGCTCTTCGACGTCGGAGTTTCCGTCCTTGCCAACCAGGCCATGAATTATCTCGCAACCGGCAACGTGCCTCACCGTATGGGAAACGCTCATCCGAATATCGTGCCCTATCAGGTTTTCCCGGCCTTCGACGGTCATCTCATTATCGCTTGTGGCAACGATCGGCAGTTCGCATCCCTTTGCGACCTGCTGGATCTCGCTGCGCTCGCCGGAGACCCGGCCTACGCCACCAATCCCGCACGAGTGGAAAACCGCGAGAAGCTTTGCGCGATAATTGCGGAAAAGACGCGACTTCGGCCGAAAGCAGAACTGATCGCCGCACTTGAAGGGGCGGGTGTTCCGGGAGGACCGATCAATAGCGTCGCCGAGGCGATCGACGATCCGCAGATCAAGGCGCGCCGGCTTAAGATCGCTCCGGAAGGCTTGTCCGGCCTGAGAACGCCGATCGGCTTGTCGCGCAGCCTCCTCACGCTCGACAGTGCCTCGCCGCTTTTGGGT
- a CDS encoding acyl-CoA dehydrogenase produces the protein MSSAQTSAFAWDDPFLLEEQLSEEERMIRDAAKAFAEAELLPHVGDAYLEEKTDPGLFRLMGRAGLLGVTLPEKYGAAGANFVSYGLVAREVERVDSGYRSMMSVQSSLVIYPIYAYGSEEQRDKYLPGLVSGELIGCFGLTEPDAGSDPGDMKTRAEKIDGGYRLRGSKMWISNAPIADVFVVWAKSEAHNRQIRGFILEKGMKGLSAPKIGGKLSLRASITGEIVMDGVEIGEDALLPNVSGLKGPFGCLNRARYGISWGVLGAAEDCWLRSRQYGLDRVQFGKPLAGAQLFQRRLADMQTEIALGLQASLRVGRLMDEHKFAPEMISIVKRNNCGKALDIARQARDMHGGNGIQIEYHVMRHSQNLETVNTYEGTHDVHALILGRAQTGIQAFF, from the coding sequence ATGTCTTCCGCACAGACGAGCGCGTTTGCGTGGGACGATCCCTTCCTCTTGGAGGAGCAGCTCTCTGAAGAGGAACGCATGATCCGCGATGCTGCCAAGGCCTTTGCAGAGGCCGAATTGCTGCCGCACGTGGGGGATGCCTATCTTGAGGAGAAGACTGATCCCGGTCTCTTCCGGCTGATGGGCAGGGCCGGGCTTCTCGGCGTAACGTTGCCGGAAAAATATGGGGCGGCTGGCGCCAACTTCGTCTCTTACGGCCTGGTTGCGCGCGAGGTCGAACGCGTCGATTCAGGCTATCGGTCGATGATGAGCGTCCAGTCGTCGCTGGTGATCTATCCGATCTATGCCTATGGCTCGGAAGAACAGCGAGACAAGTATCTACCGGGCCTCGTATCCGGGGAATTGATCGGCTGCTTCGGTCTGACCGAGCCGGATGCCGGCTCCGATCCCGGCGACATGAAGACCCGCGCCGAGAAAATCGACGGCGGGTACCGCCTGCGCGGCTCAAAGATGTGGATCTCCAATGCGCCGATCGCCGATGTCTTCGTTGTCTGGGCGAAGTCGGAAGCTCATAACCGCCAGATCCGCGGTTTCATCCTCGAAAAGGGCATGAAAGGCCTGTCGGCGCCGAAGATCGGCGGCAAGCTGTCGCTGCGTGCCTCGATCACCGGCGAGATCGTGATGGACGGCGTCGAGATCGGCGAGGACGCCCTGCTGCCGAATGTTTCGGGTCTCAAGGGGCCGTTCGGCTGCCTGAACCGCGCCCGTTATGGCATTTCCTGGGGCGTGCTCGGCGCTGCCGAGGATTGCTGGTTGCGTTCGCGGCAATATGGACTGGACCGCGTTCAATTTGGCAAACCGCTGGCTGGCGCTCAACTCTTCCAGAGGAGGCTGGCGGACATGCAGACGGAGATTGCACTGGGGCTGCAGGCTTCACTCCGCGTAGGGCGCCTGATGGACGAGCACAAGTTCGCGCCGGAAATGATTTCTATCGTCAAGCGCAACAACTGCGGCAAGGCGCTCGATATCGCCAGGCAAGCCCGTGACATGCACGGCGGCAACGGCATCCAGATCGAATACCACGTCATGCGCCATTCCCAGAACCTTGAAACGGTCAACACCTATGAGGGCACGCATGATGTCCACGCACTGATCCTCGGCCGCGCCCAGACCGGTATTCAGGCGTTCTTCTGA
- a CDS encoding LysR family transcriptional regulator, whose product MRPRRFLPSMSLLSAFEAVLRTGSTAAAARELDLTQSTVSRLVQNLEQQLGRPLFERHRQKLIPTEAAHAYGRNVSRALDLIQRGSMEFAANPGGGTLSLAILPAFGTRWLAPRLGAFLVKHPGITINLATRLKRFNFAAESFDAAIHFGADDWRDADHMKLFEERLTACISPALLAEHPIDDIADMARLPLLQLETRPTGWRIWFAAQGARPANVTGMLFDQFATMTQSAISGLGVALLPAYLADTEIIEGRLVPVLKRSVPGSGSYWLVWPQSRTNYPPLEAFRAWLAKEKVSGTS is encoded by the coding sequence ATGCGCCCGCGTCGGTTCCTTCCCTCCATGAGCCTCCTCTCTGCGTTCGAAGCCGTCTTGCGCACCGGCTCAACGGCGGCGGCGGCGCGTGAGCTTGATTTGACACAGAGCACTGTGAGCCGCCTCGTGCAGAATCTGGAGCAGCAGCTTGGCCGGCCGCTCTTCGAGCGACACAGGCAGAAGCTCATTCCGACGGAAGCAGCCCATGCCTACGGGCGGAACGTGAGCCGCGCGCTCGATCTCATCCAGCGGGGCAGCATGGAATTCGCCGCCAACCCAGGCGGCGGCACCCTGTCGCTGGCTATCCTGCCGGCTTTCGGTACGCGATGGCTGGCGCCGCGGTTGGGCGCATTCCTGGTCAAACATCCAGGTATCACGATCAACCTCGCGACGCGGCTCAAGCGCTTTAACTTTGCCGCCGAGAGTTTTGACGCAGCCATTCATTTTGGAGCAGACGATTGGCGGGATGCCGACCATATGAAACTCTTCGAGGAGCGCCTGACGGCGTGCATTTCGCCAGCGCTCCTCGCTGAACATCCGATTGACGACATCGCGGACATGGCGAGGTTGCCACTTCTGCAACTGGAAACCAGGCCGACCGGCTGGAGGATCTGGTTTGCCGCTCAGGGAGCGCGACCGGCGAACGTGACGGGGATGCTTTTCGACCAGTTCGCGACGATGACGCAGTCGGCGATCTCCGGGCTCGGCGTGGCTCTTCTTCCGGCCTATCTCGCTGACACTGAAATAATCGAAGGGCGCCTGGTACCGGTCCTGAAGAGATCGGTGCCGGGCTCGGGGTCCTACTGGCTCGTCTGGCCGCAATCGCGGACCAATTACCCGCCGCTCGAAGCTTTCCGCGCCTGGCTGGCCAAAGAAAAGGTCTCGGGAACCTCGTGA
- a CDS encoding C45 family autoproteolytic acyltransferase/hydolase — MKTDLLSVIDCAGSPRQRGRTHGEALRTAIAEKIMRWHDAIAEAYGVTAKTFIPRFLAATRFGDAVKRYTPHLAEEVAGIAEGSNIAHETAFALQLLDEEWWFGRSTGDGHCSSLAIAPCGPIPTIIAQTMDLPRWHDGAQVLLKTQDSEAGETMVFTSAGLIGLMGVSERGVGVCVNTLSQLAVSPTGLPVAFVMRGALACSSVSDAIRFLHDVPHASGQNYQLGDRQNIATVECSAGKVLPLATKSRCSLHTNHPLASDDRRSATIPLAGSDSSRGRLQSLHLDLDDVRVTTDDVKAALAACRAGGEVSLVAPQLATEPMTVGAVVYEIGERTKISVCAGPPSVEAWRDIGLGT, encoded by the coding sequence ATGAAGACCGATCTCCTTTCCGTCATTGACTGCGCTGGGTCGCCCCGTCAACGAGGACGCACTCATGGAGAAGCGCTGCGCACCGCTATCGCTGAAAAGATAATGCGCTGGCATGACGCCATCGCGGAAGCCTACGGCGTCACCGCCAAGACGTTCATTCCGCGCTTCTTGGCGGCAACACGGTTCGGCGATGCGGTGAAGCGATACACACCCCACCTCGCCGAAGAGGTTGCAGGAATAGCGGAAGGATCCAACATCGCCCACGAAACCGCATTTGCGCTCCAGCTACTGGATGAGGAGTGGTGGTTCGGCCGCTCCACTGGAGACGGACATTGCTCCAGCCTTGCAATCGCCCCCTGCGGGCCTATCCCGACAATAATTGCTCAAACAATGGACTTGCCACGATGGCACGACGGGGCGCAGGTTTTGCTGAAAACGCAGGACTCGGAAGCCGGTGAGACCATGGTCTTCACATCTGCAGGTCTGATTGGCCTGATGGGCGTGTCCGAGCGCGGGGTCGGCGTCTGTGTGAACACCTTATCACAACTGGCTGTCAGCCCGACAGGGTTGCCAGTGGCTTTCGTGATGCGAGGCGCCCTCGCCTGCTCGAGCGTGTCGGACGCCATTAGGTTCCTGCATGACGTTCCGCACGCCTCGGGACAGAACTATCAATTGGGAGACCGTCAGAACATCGCGACTGTCGAATGCTCCGCGGGCAAAGTATTGCCGCTCGCTACTAAGTCTAGATGTTCGCTGCATACCAATCATCCGCTTGCGAGCGACGACAGGCGTTCGGCGACAATACCCCTCGCAGGAAGCGATAGTTCGCGCGGTCGCCTCCAAAGCTTGCATCTCGATCTTGATGACGTGCGGGTAACCACGGATGATGTCAAGGCGGCACTGGCGGCATGCCGGGCCGGCGGTGAGGTTTCGCTAGTTGCCCCGCAACTGGCGACGGAACCGATGACCGTTGGCGCGGTCGTCTATGAGATCGGCGAGCGTACTAAAATATCAGTCTGCGCTGGACCACCGAGCGTCGAGGCATGGCGGGATATTGGGTTAGGGACGTGA
- a CDS encoding M24 family metallopeptidase gives MTTTEATPKVQPFKFTAFEQKDYNYRVQRVREKMAQAEIDVLLVTDLSNICYLTGFQTLVSDWYSCLILPAQGNLVLHVCDLEVDLGRVHTNVERIESIMWSRMDEAGTELALIIDSLNSTPKKIGLESRQKGLTPYAYSKLCSAFPNAIVADASGLVTRIRAVKSPTEITYMRKAGLYSVAGLTAAEAIIQEGITDNDIAAAASAGMIRAGSEYFSIDPIIRTGDWHAIVHSSFRRNKIKRGDPIIMEMSGVHERYNAPLYSTAIAGRASDSTRLLSDVALHCLETLYSNLKPRRTMRDVLTSTKCELMSLDARTRLGTRIVGSTLADYLTEKFRSWKAYPVGLAFPPSWPENSIWLAESDQILVPGMCFHACYSFRVFGEVAAGFGDSIAITEEGFEILTPRTKRLLEVF, from the coding sequence ATGACTACTACTGAAGCGACTCCAAAGGTTCAACCGTTTAAGTTTACGGCTTTCGAGCAGAAAGACTACAACTATCGCGTTCAGCGCGTGCGCGAGAAAATGGCGCAAGCTGAGATTGACGTGCTGCTCGTTACCGACCTTTCCAATATCTGCTATCTAACAGGTTTTCAAACATTGGTATCGGACTGGTATTCCTGCTTGATCCTTCCTGCGCAGGGAAACCTAGTTCTCCATGTTTGCGATCTGGAGGTCGATCTTGGCCGCGTCCATACTAATGTCGAGCGCATCGAGTCGATAATGTGGAGTCGCATGGATGAGGCTGGTACGGAACTAGCCTTAATCATAGACAGTTTAAATTCAACGCCGAAAAAAATTGGCTTGGAGAGTCGGCAAAAGGGACTAACTCCGTATGCCTACTCGAAACTGTGCTCTGCATTTCCTAATGCAATAGTGGCCGATGCGTCCGGTTTGGTCACTCGCATTCGTGCCGTAAAGTCCCCAACAGAGATTACCTATATGCGCAAGGCCGGGCTTTATTCGGTAGCTGGTCTGACGGCAGCAGAAGCGATCATCCAGGAGGGCATCACCGACAATGACATTGCCGCGGCGGCGTCTGCAGGTATGATCCGCGCAGGCAGTGAATATTTCTCCATTGATCCCATCATCCGTACCGGAGATTGGCATGCTATAGTGCATTCTTCGTTTCGTAGGAACAAGATCAAGCGGGGCGACCCCATCATCATGGAGATGAGTGGGGTCCATGAGCGCTATAACGCGCCGCTTTATTCCACGGCGATAGCAGGGCGTGCGTCAGATAGTACACGCCTTCTGTCAGATGTCGCGCTCCATTGTCTTGAGACACTTTATAGCAATCTGAAGCCCCGCCGAACTATGCGAGACGTTCTGACTAGCACGAAGTGCGAACTGATGAGTTTGGACGCGCGAACTCGCCTTGGAACCCGAATAGTAGGCTCCACTTTGGCTGACTACCTGACTGAGAAATTCAGGTCGTGGAAGGCCTATCCCGTCGGCCTGGCCTTTCCTCCGTCCTGGCCTGAAAACTCGATCTGGCTGGCAGAGTCTGACCAGATTCTCGTGCCGGGGATGTGCTTCCACGCGTGCTACTCGTTCAGAGTGTTTGGGGAGGTCGCCGCCGGGTTCGGTGATTCCATTGCAATTACAGAGGAAGGTTTCGAAATCCTAACACCACGTACGAAGCGTCTTCTCGAGGTGTTCTGA
- a CDS encoding DUF6429 family protein has translation MDIDEDKIDDAVLALLWLTLHDGYRAWKGLDWETTDRLFKKGLIADPVNKSKSLILTDEGLQRSEELFRELFTRPPQ, from the coding sequence ATGGATATCGACGAAGACAAGATCGACGATGCGGTGCTGGCGCTGTTGTGGCTGACGCTGCATGACGGGTATCGAGCCTGGAAGGGTTTGGACTGGGAGACGACGGATCGTTTGTTCAAGAAGGGGCTGATCGCCGATCCGGTGAACAAGTCGAAGTCGTTGATCTTAACGGATGAAGGCCTGCAACGGTCAGAGGAGCTGTTTCGGGAACTGTTTACGCGGCCGCCGCAATAG
- the tnpC gene encoding IS66 family transposase: protein MENGLENHSDYAAALEAELVVARAERAVALAELAVAKAKEADDQATILRQKVHIEKLQRQLRGQKSERTARLIAQMELMLEDAEAAATEDELAAEMAIAAAAPIAVAGFTRKRPVKKPFPDHLPRERVVVPGPVACSCCGSDRLRKLGEDVTETMESIPRSWKVIQTVREKFTCRDCEKISQAPAPFHVIPRGWAGPSLLAMILYDKFGQHIPLNRQVERFALEGVSISLSTAADAIGSCCHALDPILRRIEAHTFAAERIHGDDTTVPVLAAGKTDTARIWTYVHDDAPFGGTAPPSAMFYYSRDRSGDHPQAHLAGYCGILQADAYGGYTKLYLPDRSPGPIYEAACWAHARRPFFIMADLEANARRKAQGKPAAVISPIAIEMVRRIDALFEIERQINGQTADERKATRQQHSKPLIANMERWVREQRAKLSRDNDLAKAFDYMLNRWVSFTRFLDDGRICLSNNAAERSLRGIALGRKAWLFAGSDRGGQRAAAMYSLIVTAKMNHVDPQAWLADVLARIADHPANRIDELLPWAWKAEKAAPIAAAA, encoded by the coding sequence ATGGAAAACGGCCTGGAAAACCACTCCGATTATGCCGCTGCACTTGAAGCAGAGCTGGTCGTGGCGCGTGCGGAGCGCGCCGTTGCCTTAGCCGAACTTGCCGTCGCCAAAGCCAAGGAAGCGGACGATCAAGCCACCATTCTGCGTCAGAAGGTCCATATCGAAAAGCTGCAAAGGCAATTGCGTGGTCAGAAATCGGAGCGGACTGCCAGGCTGATCGCTCAAATGGAGCTGATGCTCGAGGATGCCGAGGCGGCGGCCACCGAGGATGAACTTGCCGCTGAAATGGCCATTGCTGCGGCCGCCCCCATTGCTGTCGCCGGCTTCACACGCAAACGCCCCGTTAAGAAGCCATTCCCCGATCACCTGCCGCGCGAGCGTGTCGTTGTGCCCGGTCCGGTCGCCTGCAGCTGCTGCGGTAGTGACCGGCTGCGCAAGCTGGGCGAAGATGTCACCGAGACGATGGAGAGCATTCCACGCTCCTGGAAAGTCATTCAGACGGTGCGCGAGAAGTTCACCTGCCGCGACTGCGAGAAGATCAGCCAGGCACCGGCCCCATTCCACGTCATTCCCAGAGGCTGGGCAGGTCCAAGCCTTCTGGCGATGATCCTCTACGACAAATTCGGCCAACACATTCCCCTTAATCGTCAGGTGGAACGATTTGCGCTTGAGGGCGTGTCAATCAGCCTGTCGACGGCAGCCGATGCTATCGGTTCTTGTTGCCATGCCCTTGATCCAATCCTGAGGCGGATCGAGGCTCACACCTTTGCAGCCGAGCGGATTCACGGCGACGATACCACGGTTCCGGTTCTCGCAGCCGGCAAGACCGATACTGCTCGGATCTGGACATATGTGCACGATGATGCCCCGTTCGGTGGCACGGCGCCGCCGTCGGCGATGTTCTATTATTCCCGCGACCGCAGCGGTGACCATCCGCAGGCGCATCTGGCCGGCTATTGCGGCATCCTGCAAGCAGATGCCTATGGCGGTTATACCAAGCTCTATCTTCCTGATCGCAGTCCAGGTCCGATCTATGAGGCAGCGTGCTGGGCGCACGCAAGGCGACCATTCTTCATCATGGCCGATCTCGAGGCCAATGCCCGGCGCAAGGCTCAGGGCAAACCCGCTGCCGTCATCTCACCAATCGCCATCGAGATGGTGCGCCGGATCGATGCGCTGTTCGAGATCGAACGTCAGATCAATGGCCAGACGGCCGATGAGCGCAAGGCGACGCGTCAGCAGCATAGCAAGCCACTGATCGCCAACATGGAGCGGTGGGTGCGCGAGCAACGTGCCAAGCTGTCTCGCGACAATGATCTGGCCAAAGCGTTCGACTACATGTTGAACCGCTGGGTATCGTTTACTCGTTTCCTCGACGATGGCCGGATCTGCCTGTCGAACAACGCGGCAGAGCGTTCGCTGCGCGGAATTGCATTGGGAAGAAAGGCTTGGCTATTCGCCGGCTCCGACCGTGGTGGTCAACGAGCTGCCGCCATGTACAGTTTGATCGTCACCGCAAAGATGAACCATGTCGATCCGCAGGCCTGGCTTGCCGATGTGCTTGCCCGTATCGCCGACCACCCGGCAAACAGGATCGACGAGTTGTTGCCGTGGGCTTGGAAGGCCGAAAAGGCGGCACCTATTGCGGCGGCCGCGTAA
- the tnpB gene encoding IS66 family insertion sequence element accessory protein TnpB (TnpB, as the term is used for proteins encoded by IS66 family insertion elements, is considered an accessory protein, since TnpC, encoded by a neighboring gene, is a DDE family transposase.), giving the protein MIPISSNVRVWIASGHCDMRKGMQGLALIVQEGLGRNPFQGDVFVFRGRNGRLIKALWHDGVGLSLYAKRLDRGHFIWPATVDGAIALTAGQMSYLLEGIDWRNPQQTWRPTSAG; this is encoded by the coding sequence ATGATCCCGATCAGTTCGAACGTCAGAGTGTGGATTGCCAGCGGTCACTGCGATATGCGCAAGGGTATGCAGGGGTTGGCTCTCATCGTGCAAGAGGGGCTTGGCCGCAATCCGTTCCAGGGCGACGTTTTTGTTTTCCGCGGGAGAAATGGTCGATTGATCAAGGCCCTATGGCATGACGGTGTCGGACTATCGCTTTATGCCAAACGGCTCGACCGAGGCCACTTTATTTGGCCGGCGACAGTGGACGGAGCCATTGCCCTTACAGCCGGGCAGATGTCCTACCTTCTTGAGGGAATAGACTGGCGAAATCCGCAACAGACATGGCGTCCGACGAGCGCCGGATAG
- the tnpA gene encoding IS66-like element accessory protein TnpA — protein sequence MSIHQLEILAGSMRRRKFTRTSKESIVSETLTGEMTVTEVARRHDVDRSLVYRWRRELGVAERAEEPRAFVPVKVQQAPDSAMGMPAATASSAIEIHVGRGRSVRVTRDFDASTLSRVLDVLEGR from the coding sequence GTGTCTATCCATCAGCTTGAGATTTTGGCGGGCAGTATGCGGCGCCGGAAGTTCACACGAACTTCCAAGGAATCGATCGTTTCGGAGACGCTGACTGGCGAGATGACGGTGACGGAGGTTGCGCGACGTCACGACGTTGATCGGTCACTGGTTTATCGGTGGCGTCGTGAGCTTGGTGTTGCAGAGAGAGCGGAAGAGCCGCGCGCCTTCGTTCCGGTGAAGGTACAACAGGCGCCGGACTCGGCAATGGGAATGCCGGCTGCGACGGCGTCTTCTGCGATCGAAATCCATGTTGGCCGGGGCCGGTCGGTGCGGGTCACTCGTGACTTTGATGCCTCGACGTTGTCGCGCGTGCTTGATGTGCTGGAGGGACGATGA
- a CDS encoding amino acid ABC transporter ATP-binding protein — protein sequence MSAEKIIEATNVSKWYGAFRALTDVNITVSKSERIVICGPSGSGKSTLIRCFNRLEAHQEGEIAINGIRLHNRMRNVTEVRKNVGMVFQHFNLFPHMTVLMNCMAGPMWINGVPEAEAKKIALKFLERVRIPDQANKYPAQLSGGQQQRVAIARSLCMEPAVMLFDEPTSALDPEMVSEVLETMTSLAREGMTMVCVTHEMGFARAVADRVIFMDCGRIVEEGNPDDFFGNPKHDRTKLFLSQILTH from the coding sequence ATGAGCGCAGAAAAAATAATTGAAGCGACGAACGTTTCCAAGTGGTACGGCGCCTTCAGGGCACTCACTGATGTCAATATTACTGTCAGCAAAAGCGAACGCATCGTCATCTGCGGCCCCTCCGGATCGGGAAAATCGACACTGATCCGATGTTTCAACCGACTTGAGGCGCATCAGGAGGGTGAGATTGCCATTAACGGGATCAGGTTGCACAACAGAATGCGTAACGTCACCGAAGTTCGCAAGAATGTCGGTATGGTGTTCCAGCACTTCAATCTCTTTCCCCACATGACCGTGCTGATGAATTGTATGGCCGGTCCAATGTGGATTAATGGCGTGCCCGAGGCAGAGGCCAAAAAGATCGCTCTTAAGTTCCTAGAGCGCGTTCGCATCCCCGATCAAGCGAACAAATACCCAGCCCAATTATCAGGCGGACAACAGCAGCGCGTCGCGATTGCCCGTTCTCTGTGTATGGAACCAGCAGTGATGTTATTTGATGAGCCTACCTCAGCACTCGACCCTGAAATGGTTTCGGAGGTACTAGAAACTATGACTAGTCTGGCGCGTGAGGGAATGACCATGGTTTGCGTCACCCACGAGATGGGTTTTGCCCGAGCCGTCGCGGATCGGGTAATTTTCATGGATTGTGGTCGAATTGTCGAAGAGGGCAACCCCGATGACTTCTTTGGCAACCCCAAGCACGACAGAACAAAGCTGTTCCTCAGCCAAATCTTGACACATTGA
- a CDS encoding amino acid ABC transporter permease, producing MLYRDTVESEVLVHKPWFVALIFVAMLAFFLSFNLAGTTFGELMRPVIGDPLQSGIYGRFAIAFVLAIIFSLNIVVVGFIPLQVQIGIVWMELLLLFLAFFRSFNLSMPFIWENLPYLISQGVVTTIYVSAVSLFFASLIAIVAAVAKLSSNGFAYATASFYTSFFRGLPLLMQIYLIYLGLPQLGIVLNAVPSGILALSLCVGAYMTEIFRAGIQSIDRGQWEASRSIGFGFGLTMRKIILPQAFPVIIPPMGNTFISMLKDSSLVSVLGVWELTFLARTIGQPTFHHMEMLIAASLIYWTMSVCLEIGQSRLERHFGRSMVR from the coding sequence ATGCTATATCGGGATACAGTTGAATCCGAGGTGCTTGTTCATAAGCCTTGGTTCGTCGCCCTGATCTTCGTCGCAATGCTTGCATTTTTTCTTTCGTTCAACCTTGCGGGCACGACCTTCGGCGAACTTATGCGGCCGGTTATTGGCGACCCGCTACAAAGCGGAATTTACGGGCGTTTTGCGATCGCCTTCGTACTTGCGATCATATTTAGCCTCAACATCGTAGTAGTTGGATTTATTCCATTACAGGTGCAGATTGGCATCGTATGGATGGAACTATTGCTGCTGTTTCTCGCCTTTTTCAGATCATTCAATCTGAGCATGCCCTTCATATGGGAGAATTTGCCTTACCTCATCTCCCAAGGGGTGGTGACTACGATCTATGTTTCAGCGGTCTCGCTTTTCTTTGCCTCGCTAATCGCGATTGTCGCCGCGGTCGCAAAGCTTTCAAGCAATGGCTTCGCATATGCCACCGCCAGTTTTTACACCTCTTTTTTCCGGGGTCTGCCCCTTCTCATGCAGATTTATCTGATTTACCTCGGTTTGCCTCAGTTGGGGATTGTGCTCAATGCCGTTCCCTCGGGCATCTTGGCGTTGTCGCTCTGTGTGGGAGCCTATATGACAGAGATCTTTCGCGCCGGTATCCAGAGTATCGACCGGGGCCAATGGGAAGCGTCAAGATCCATCGGTTTTGGCTTCGGTCTGACCATGCGCAAGATCATCTTGCCGCAGGCTTTTCCTGTCATCATTCCACCGATGGGAAATACGTTCATCTCAATGCTAAAGGATAGTTCGCTTGTGTCGGTACTCGGCGTGTGGGAATTGACGTTCCTTGCCCGCACAATCGGTCAGCCGACGTTTCATCACATGGAGATGCTGATAGCAGCATCGCTCATCTATTGGACAATGTCTGTCTGCCTCGAGATTGGTCAATCACGGCTCGAGCGCCATTTCGGGAGGAGTATGGTACGATGA